Genomic window (Bacillus pumilus):
GCTGGACGTACGCCTGAGAAGAAGAGGTCAGATTGTAAGAAAATCTGTCCATCTGTGATTGAAATAACGTTTGTTGGGATATATGCAGAAATATCGCCAGCTTGCGTTTCTACGAAAGGCAATGCTGTGATAGAACCGCCACCCTTTTCATCACTAAGCTTCGCTGCACGCTCTAATAAACGAGAGTGAAGATAGAAAACATCACCAGGGAATGCCTCACGACCTGGAGGACGACGAAGCAATAGTGAAAGCTCACGGTATGCTGCCGCTTGTTTAGAAAGGTCATCATAGACAACAAGTACGTGCTTGCCGTTATACATGAATTCCTCACCCATCGTTACACCTGCATAAGGAGCAAGGTAAAGAAGCGGAGCTGGCTGTGATGCAGAAGCTGTGACAACGATTGTGTAATCAAGCGCACCATGCTTACGAAGTGTTTCAACAACACCACGAACCGTAGATTCTTTTTGTCCGATCGCTACATAAATACAGATCATGTCTTGATCTTTTTGGTTCAAGATCGTATCAATTGCAACAGATGTTTTACCTGTTTGACGGTCACCAATGATCAATTCACGCTGTCCACGTCCGATTGGAATCAAGGCATCAATAGCTTTAATCCCTGTTTGAAGCGGCTCATGTACAGATTTACGATCCATAACGCCTGGTGCTTCACTTTCAATTGGACGTGTTTTGCTTGTTAAAATTGGACCTAGTCCATCAACAGGCTGACCAAGTGGGTTCACAATACGTCCGATTAACTCTTCACCTACTGGAACCTCCATGATACGACCTGTACGTTTCACATCGTCACCTTCGCGGATATCTTTGTAAGGTCCTAAAATAACGATACCTACGTTAGACTCCTCAAGGTTTTGAGCCATACCCATTACACCGTTAGAGAACTCAACCAGCTCTCCTGCCATAATGTTGTCAAGGCCATGTACACGCGCGATACCGTCCCCTACTTGAATGACTGTACCGACATCTTTTACTTCAATTTCAGATTGATAGTTTTGGATTTGCTGCTTTATCAGCGCGCTAATCTCTTCAGCTTTGATACTCACTAAGGTTTCACCCCTTCTAACGATTTTCGCCTGCAAGCTGACGTTCAATGCGGGAAAGCTTTCCGCTGACACTGCCGTCATAAATGCGGTTTCCGATACGGATTTTCACTCCGCCTATTAGATCCTTGTCAATCACGTTTTCAACACGAAGTGATGTGACTCCGGCTTTTTTGGCAAATACTTCAGATAAAGATTGAATTTCAGCTCCGCTGAGCGGTTTGACTGAATAAACGATCGCATCGTCTATTTGTTTTGTGCGGTTTGCAAGTTTTACAAACTCGGACGTCATTTCAGAGAAAATATTTGTGCGTCCGCGGTCAATCAATAAATACATTGTGTGCAATACATGAGTAGAAACACCTTTGAAAGCTTCTGCAATCAAATGTTTCTTTTTGTCTGCCGTAATCTTCGGATGAACAAGGAAGTCATTCAGTTCTTGGTCAGCCTTTAGAACTTTTTTGATCTCATTCAGCTCTTTTTCAGTTTCGTCTACTGCCGAAGAAGCAAGAACGATGTCAAAAAGAGCAGAAGCGTAACGCTTAGAGACAATAGTCACGCTCATCGGCTTTCGCCTGCCTCTTTAAGATACTCTTGAATCAATTTCTCTTGTGCTTGCTCATCAAGTTCTTTTTCAATCACTTTAGATGCAATCAGCACAGATAGTGATGCAACCTGCTCACGCAGTGCAGCCACAGCTTGTTCTTTTTCTTTGACGATTTCAGTTCTAGCAGACTCTTTCAAGCGCTCTGATTCTTGACGCGCTGCTTGAATGATGTCTTCTTTTTGTTTCTCACCAATTTTTTTCGCATTTTCGATAAGTGTATGTGATTCTTCGCGTGCTTCTTTCAATAAGACACGTTGTTCTTCAAGAAGCTTTTCAGCTTGAACGTGCTTTTGTTCAGCACTTGAAATTTCATTTCCTATATAATCTTCACGCTGCTTCATAATACCTAATAAAGGTTTAAGCGCAAATTTCTTTAAAAGTGCAAGCAGGATGAGCATAGCGATAAGCTGGAATAACATATCCCCGGCGTTGAAACTTAAGCCACCTGCTCCTAAAACCACTGGTAACTGAGACATTTAGTACGGCAACTCCCTTCTTTAAATAATATGTTAAGAAACAAAACATAAAGGAATGGCGAAGTTTCGAACTAATCTGATCTTCGCCATTAAAATTCATATTAGAACGCTTCTCACATATTAACCAAAGAATGCCAAGAATGCGATAACGACAGCGATAATTGGAAGTGCCTCAACTAAAGCAACCCCGATGAACATAAGTGTTCTTAGTTCTCTACCAGCTTCTGGCTGACGAGCGATTCCTTCAACTGTTTTAGATACGATTAGACCGTTACCAATACCTGCTCCTAGTGCTCCTAAACCGATTGCAATTGCTGCTGCTATTAAATTCATTAAAAAGCTCCTCCTTTAAAATAACGTCCTTTTTGGACTCTCAATTTTTTAGTGTTCGTCGCTGACTTTATGGGAAATGTACACCATTGTCAGCATGGTGAAGATAAATGCCTGGATGGTTCCGACAAACAAACTGAATGCCTGCCATACAATCATCGGCACGATGGCACCTAATGTACCAACGATACCAAGCGCAATGTTTTGCGTGTAGAAATTGGTCGCAAGTCCTGCAAGTAACCCAAGAAGAATCTCTCCAGCGAAAATATTCCCATAAAGACGCAAACCAAGTGTTAACGTGTTTGCAAATTCTTCAATAAGTTTCAATGGCACTAAAAGGGGAATTGGTCTAAAGTAGTCTTTCGTATATTCCTTGACTCCTTTTGCCTTGACACCATAGTAGTGTGTCAATCCCATAACCATAATCGCCAGTGTCATTGTGATTGCAGGGTCTGCTGTTGGTGATTTCCACCACAAATTGTGATCGACCGAAATCGAGAATGGCAGTCCAAGCATGTTTGAAACAAATATGTACATGAGTAATGTAACGCCAAGCGCTAGAAATGGGGCTCCTGTTTTCATGTCCATCGAACTACCTATGATATTTCGAACAAAATCAACGATCCATTCCATGAAGTTCTGCGCCTTTGTCGGGCGGATAGACAGAACACGAGTAGTCAGCACCGCTATGAGAAGAACGATGATACTAGCAATCGTAATCATGAGAACATTGGATAAGTTGAACGTTAACCCTAAAAATTCTGTCGTTTTTGAACTGTGACCCAAAGAGTATTCACCTCTCTTCCATAGTAGAACGTTTAAGTTGAATGAAGGAATCTATCATAATGACAGGATATATTGTCATTAATCCTATAACAACACCTGCCAGATGAACTTCATTAGGGTAACGCCAAGCAATCGCTACTGCGAGAATCGCGTTGGCCCACCTGGCTGTACTTCCCATTGAACGAATGGATTTTCCTTTTTTAACCGCTCGATCAAAAGCGTGCATTCTCCGTATAAGTAGGAATAAATTAAAGAAAGCAAAAATTGTGCCGATAATGAAACCAAGAAACAGTGGTTTAAAACCAGGCATGGCATAGCCAAACACAAAAATTGCCAATAGATAGAACATGTATTTACTCTGTCTGCGGAAAATCGCGTTTGGATCGTTCATTCATCTGACTCCCGATGAAAAATATTGTAAAAAAGGTGATAAATGGTGATGAAAACTGCGTAGAAGACGCTTATGATAAGCCGCCCTGTTCGAAAAAAATCAATCACCCATCAGTCTAATTGCACAATCAGACTTGAAATCTAAAGATCTATGGGATGTTGCTTCATTCGCTGTTACAAACCCTGATAATTAAAGGGTTCACAATGAGGATTAGTAGAGTGCTATAGGCTATGAAAACCTTACCATAATACCCTCGTTTAGCATACAATAGCGTCTATGATGTGTCAATCCGTTGAAAGTTAAAAAACTTTTCTATAATGATAGAGCACACAAAATGTTCACAATTTCATCAAACTTTAGGAGACACGTGACATTCATTGAAAAAAACAGCTAATGTTCAGTATACATTGATTTTTCTAAGAACGATATCAACCGTTTGTCATATATTTCAAAAAAGCCCACATGCACGTTTGCATGTGGGCTTCAGATTGTTGACAAAGGGCTAAAATGATGTTTATTTTAGCCCTTTGTCTTCTTTTCAGCGTGATAGAAAACCTTTGCATTCTAGGAAGGACGAGCACCGGAACGGAGCGAATTTGACATTCGTGAGTACCGGCGCGCAGGACTGACAAAGAATGCGAGGGTTTGTCTACATGCTGAAGCGTGTTTATTTCGTTCCATACATACGGTCACCTGCATCACCAAGACCTGGGATGATGTAACCTTTTTCGTTTAATTTCTCATCTAATGCTGCAATGTAAATATCAACATCTGGATGATGTTTTTGCATTTCTTCTACACCTTCAGGCGCAGCAATGAGACACATGAAGCGAATGTTTTTCGCACCACGTTTTTTCAAGCTGTTTAATGCTTCGACTGCTGAACCGCCAGTTGCAAGCATTGGATCTACTACGATAAATTCACGCTCTTCTACATCAGATGGAAGCTTCACATAGTATTCAACAGGCTTTAATGTTTTCGGATCACGGTATAAACCGACATGTCCCACTTTAGCAGCTGGAATGAGTTTCAAAATCCCGTCCACCATACCAAGACCTGCTCTTAAAATCGGCACAACACCGAGTTTCTTACCAGAGATCACATTTGATTTAGCTACTTGTACAGGTGTTTCTACATCTACCTCTTCAAGCGGTAAGTCTCTTGTGATTTCAAATGCCATTAATGTTGCGACTTCATCCACTAGCTCTCTAAATTCTTTTGTTCCTGTATGAACGTCACGAATATATGTAAGTTTGTGCTGAATAAGCGGGTGATCAAATACATAAACCTTTGCCATTGCTTGCTACAACTCCTTTTCTGTCATCTTCCGGTGAACTTTGCACACTTCCTACAATTCTACATAAAAAGACATCATCTTTCAATATGATTCGCAAATCCTACAAAAAAAACCCACATGCCAAAAATAGGCAAATGGGTCTGCTTCTTAATAATCTAATTCATTATATAGAGGGAAGCGGGCAGTTAGATCAGATACACGTTTTTTCGCTTCTTCTAATTTCGCTTCATCTTCATGATGTTTTAGAGCAAGCGCAATAATGGAACCGACTTCTTTCATCGCCTCTTGATCGAATCCACGGCTCGTCACTGCTGCTGTACCTACACGTACGCCACTTGTGACAAAAGGTTTCTCTGGATCATAAGGGATCGCATTTTTGTTCACTGTAATACCGATTTCATCAAGAACATTTTCTGCAATTTTTCCTGTGATGCCAAGAGAACGCAAGTCGATGAGAACAAGATGGTTATCTGTTCCACCAGAAACAAGCTGAATATCTTCAGACAAAAGTGTGTCAGCTAGCTGCTTTGCATTATCAATGACGTTTTGTGCATATGCTTTGAAATCTCCGTTCAATACTTCACCGAAAGAAACAGCTTTTGCAGAGATCACATGCATCAGTGGTCCACCTTGAATACCCGGGAAGATCGATTTGTCGATCTTTTTACCAAACTCTTCACGACATAGGATCATTCCACCGCGAGGTCCGCGCAAAGTTTTGTGAGTTGTCGTTGTCACAAAGTCTGCATAAGGAACTGGGTTTGGATGAAGACCTGCTGCAACAAGACCCGCAATGTGAGCCATGTCGACCATAAAGTAAGCACCGACCTCATCAGCAATCTCACGGAACTTTTTGAAATCAATTTGACGTGGGTATGCACTTGCACCCGCAACGATTAGCTTCGGCTTATGCTCACGTGCTTTTTCAAGTACATCTTGATAGTCAATATGCTGAGTTTCTTTATCAACACCATATTCTACAAAGTTGTACTGTACACCACTAAAGTTGACAGGGCTTCCGTGTGTTAAATGCCCACCATGTGATAAGTTCATGCCTAACACAGTATCGCCATGCTCAAGAATGGTAAAGTATACGGCCATATTCGCTTGAGCACCTGAGTGAGGCTGTACGTTCACATACTCAGCGCCAAAAATTTCTTTTGCGCGGTCACGTGCGATATCTTCTACAACGTCTACATGTTCACAGCCGCCATAGTAGCGTTTTCCAGGGTAGCCCTCTGCATATTTGTTTGTTAAAACAGAGCCCTGTGCTTCCATGACTGCTTCGCTTACGAAGTTTTCTGATGCAATTAATTCGATTTTGTCCTGCTGGCGTTTCCGCTCTAGTTGAATTGCCTTGAATACTTGTGCGTCTTGCTCAGGTAAATGTTTCATCAGCGAAATCCTCTCCAATCTATTTCCATTCGATGTTTTCACCATCTCATTGTACACGGTTTTTGAGTGAAATGTAAAAGTTTTTTTGGAAAAACGACTTCTTTTTTGCGAAAAACCGAATATTTAAGTGGTGAAACGTCTCTATCATTCAACATTATATTAGAAATATATCATCTATGATCTCGTATAAACCGCTCGTTCTCCGCCAATCAGCTTCGGACGCGTTTTCGCGAACGTCACATGTGCTTGTCCTAATTGATGATGACTCAGGCGGACAGGCACAGCAACTCTCTTTAGATGCATCCCAATCAATGTATCACCGATATCGATTCCAGCATGCGCCTCGATGGATTCAACTAACACAGGATGTTCCATCTGCTGATACGCATGAGCTGCCATCGAACCACCCGCCTTTCGGACAGGTACTGCCGCGACAATCTCGAGGTTAAGACGGTATGCCACTTCTTCTTCCACCACAAGCGCACGATTTAGATGCTCACAACACTGGAAAGCGAGCTCAATACCGATCTCTCGTCTCAGCTGATCCAATTCTTGATAGATGGACGCAGCAATTTGCTCACTTCCTGCTGTCCCAATATGCTCCCCAGCCACTTCCGATGTACTGCAGCCAATGACTAAAATTTGCCCTGCACGCAGTTCGACCACTTGATGAAACTCTTTTAACATTTTAAGCCAATCTTGACCAATGTTCATATTAAGCGCTCCTTACAGGTGCTTTTCTTCGTAATCAGCGATTTTACCAATCCGAACAGCATGTCGTCCAGCCGTAAATTCTGTTGTCAGCCAAATGTGTGCAATCTCACGTGCTAATCCAGGACCAATGACTCGCTCGCCCATCGCAAGGACGTTCGTATCATTATGTTCTCTTGTCGCCTTCGCACTAAATGTATCATGCGCCAGCGCACAGCGAATTCCTTTCACTTTGTTTGCTGAAATACTCATGCCGATACCTGTCCCACAAATTAAAATGCCGCGGTCTACTTCTCCGCTTACCACCATATTGGCTACAGGAAAAGCATAATCTGGGTAGTCTACAGAGCCTGATCCACATTCACAACCCATATCAATGTATTCAATCTTCAATTCATCCATCAATTGTTTGATTTCTTCACGAATATTCGTTCCGCCGTGATCGGATGCAATAGCTACTTTCATCGGGCAATTCCTCCTAAGGGTGAGTTGATCTGTCTTGTCTTACATTTCTTCTTTATTTACAGTTATATTTTAACCTCTGCCTAGTCATTTGCAAACAAAAGCAGAAAAAACCGTTAGTGCAACGGTTTTACAAGTTGTCCACTATAAGGATGTGAAATCCTTTTTCAATTTCTCAACCAGCTGATGTAACAATGCTTCTAGTTCATCACGTGTTTCCTGATAAACAGACAGGCTTCCTCCAAACGGATCGGATACATCGCCTTCTCTTCCTGTTGCAAATTCTTTTAGAGTGAAGACCTTGTCTTTTACATGAGCATATTGCTCCACAATCAACTGCTTATGCTGAATCGTCATGGTGAAAACATAATCAGCTTCATGAAGAAGATCCTCTGTCAGTTTAGAAGATGAGTGATTCAGCGGAATGCTTTTCTCAAATAATGCTTCGACCGCTT
Coding sequences:
- the atpA gene encoding F0F1 ATP synthase subunit alpha — its product is MSIKAEEISALIKQQIQNYQSEIEVKDVGTVIQVGDGIARVHGLDNIMAGELVEFSNGVMGMAQNLEESNVGIVILGPYKDIREGDDVKRTGRIMEVPVGEELIGRIVNPLGQPVDGLGPILTSKTRPIESEAPGVMDRKSVHEPLQTGIKAIDALIPIGRGQRELIIGDRQTGKTSVAIDTILNQKDQDMICIYVAIGQKESTVRGVVETLRKHGALDYTIVVTASASQPAPLLYLAPYAGVTMGEEFMYNGKHVLVVYDDLSKQAAAYRELSLLLRRPPGREAFPGDVFYLHSRLLERAAKLSDEKGGGSITALPFVETQAGDISAYIPTNVISITDGQIFLQSDLFFSGVRPAVNAGLSVSRVGGSAQIKAMKKVAGTLRLDLASYRELEAFAQFGSDLDQATQSKLNRGARTVEVLKQDLNKPLKVEKQVAILYALTRGYLDDVAIADVKRFEAELFMYIEENHKDLFDTISQTGNMPADEEWKAAIEGFKRTFAPSN
- the atpF gene encoding F0F1 ATP synthase subunit B — encoded protein: MSQLPVVLGAGGLSFNAGDMLFQLIAMLILLALLKKFALKPLLGIMKQREDYIGNEISSAEQKHVQAEKLLEEQRVLLKEAREESHTLIENAKKIGEKQKEDIIQAARQESERLKESARTEIVKEKEQAVAALREQVASLSVLIASKVIEKELDEQAQEKLIQEYLKEAGESR
- the upp gene encoding uracil phosphoribosyltransferase; translation: MAKVYVFDHPLIQHKLTYIRDVHTGTKEFRELVDEVATLMAFEITRDLPLEEVDVETPVQVAKSNVISGKKLGVVPILRAGLGMVDGILKLIPAAKVGHVGLYRDPKTLKPVEYYVKLPSDVEEREFIVVDPMLATGGSAVEALNSLKKRGAKNIRFMCLIAAPEGVEEMQKHHPDVDIYIAALDEKLNEKGYIIPGLGDAGDRMYGTK
- the atpB gene encoding F0F1 ATP synthase subunit A, encoding MGHSSKTTEFLGLTFNLSNVLMITIASIIVLLIAVLTTRVLSIRPTKAQNFMEWIVDFVRNIIGSSMDMKTGAPFLALGVTLLMYIFVSNMLGLPFSISVDHNLWWKSPTADPAITMTLAIMVMGLTHYYGVKAKGVKEYTKDYFRPIPLLVPLKLIEEFANTLTLGLRLYGNIFAGEILLGLLAGLATNFYTQNIALGIVGTLGAIVPMIVWQAFSLFVGTIQAFIFTMLTMVYISHKVSDEH
- the atpE gene encoding F0F1 ATP synthase subunit C, producing the protein MNLIAAAIAIGLGALGAGIGNGLIVSKTVEGIARQPEAGRELRTLMFIGVALVEALPIIAVVIAFLAFFG
- a CDS encoding F0F1 ATP synthase subunit delta, which produces MSVTIVSKRYASALFDIVLASSAVDETEKELNEIKKVLKADQELNDFLVHPKITADKKKHLIAEAFKGVSTHVLHTMYLLIDRGRTNIFSEMTSEFVKLANRTKQIDDAIVYSVKPLSGAEIQSLSEVFAKKAGVTSLRVENVIDKDLIGGVKIRIGNRIYDGSVSGKLSRIERQLAGENR
- the rpiB gene encoding ribose 5-phosphate isomerase B, with translation MKVAIASDHGGTNIREEIKQLMDELKIEYIDMGCECGSGSVDYPDYAFPVANMVVSGEVDRGILICGTGIGMSISANKVKGIRCALAHDTFSAKATREHNDTNVLAMGERVIGPGLAREIAHIWLTTEFTAGRHAVRIGKIADYEEKHL
- the glyA gene encoding serine hydroxymethyltransferase, with product MKHLPEQDAQVFKAIQLERKRQQDKIELIASENFVSEAVMEAQGSVLTNKYAEGYPGKRYYGGCEHVDVVEDIARDRAKEIFGAEYVNVQPHSGAQANMAVYFTILEHGDTVLGMNLSHGGHLTHGSPVNFSGVQYNFVEYGVDKETQHIDYQDVLEKAREHKPKLIVAGASAYPRQIDFKKFREIADEVGAYFMVDMAHIAGLVAAGLHPNPVPYADFVTTTTHKTLRGPRGGMILCREEFGKKIDKSIFPGIQGGPLMHVISAKAVSFGEVLNGDFKAYAQNVIDNAKQLADTLLSEDIQLVSGGTDNHLVLIDLRSLGITGKIAENVLDEIGITVNKNAIPYDPEKPFVTSGVRVGTAAVTSRGFDQEAMKEVGSIIALALKHHEDEAKLEEAKKRVSDLTARFPLYNELDY
- a CDS encoding ATP synthase subunit I, whose amino-acid sequence is MNDPNAIFRRQSKYMFYLLAIFVFGYAMPGFKPLFLGFIIGTIFAFFNLFLLIRRMHAFDRAVKKGKSIRSMGSTARWANAILAVAIAWRYPNEVHLAGVVIGLMTIYPVIMIDSFIQLKRSTMEER
- a CDS encoding TIGR01440 family protein, with the protein product MNIGQDWLKMLKEFHQVVELRAGQILVIGCSTSEVAGEHIGTAGSEQIAASIYQELDQLRREIGIELAFQCCEHLNRALVVEEEVAYRLNLEIVAAVPVRKAGGSMAAHAYQQMEHPVLVESIEAHAGIDIGDTLIGMHLKRVAVPVRLSHHQLGQAHVTFAKTRPKLIGGERAVYTRS
- a CDS encoding low molecular weight protein arginine phosphatase; translation: MKILFVCTGNTCRSPMAQALFASIAHEKGLVVTVKSAGIFASDAGKASPQAVEALFEKSIPLNHSSSKLTEDLLHEADYVFTMTIQHKQLIVEQYAHVKDKVFTLKEFATGREGDVSDPFGGSLSVYQETRDELEALLHQLVEKLKKDFTSL